A window of the Henckelia pumila isolate YLH828 chromosome 3, ASM3356847v2, whole genome shotgun sequence genome harbors these coding sequences:
- the LOC140888886 gene encoding protein FAR1-RELATED SEQUENCE 5-like yields the protein MKHCDHIFSAINNISDTPPDLVGGITEEVDVANMHEDQNGVSGSLITEHIQVPSANSIIEQLESRLVIGQVVRSVEDAYLLYCNYAHAKGFNVKKGDQRYFSRTSELQAKDFECSCEGGKDEKCSSERIPVYLKPITRTKCKAKLRITRQHGGEWKVGNFVMEHNHEMVATDQRHLLRSSRSISYAQKSTLEAMVKAVIYVANAVSYMENEAHGPQNLRFIRKDAYDHIVRIGKHTKVENGDASALLRYFIDKSNSESYFYWNVQLDDDDRIMNFFFRDYRCQVDYEYFGDVLSVDTTYRTNRYNLICAPFVGINHHKQNVMFGLAFMSDETESSFEWLFKTFLDSMNEKQPQTIFTDQCQAMMNAIEKIFSSAHHRLCQWHINQNAPSHLGSLNDDSNFKRMWHNCMSHCESEEDFEAKWRIMIDEYNLTDHKWLNKMYTLRYKWATAFSNHKFSASLLATSRSEVTNAILKKLGNSAISLYKFVLNYEKIQKKWRENEKVEDTRCLHGKAATMLKNHPLLNCAANVYTLTIFKLFEMELINSLNTTLIKFPSDLSSYFLEFEVKSHGENTRVRTVVFNKETHELRCSCHKFESIGILCKHALKVFDFMNVNVIPESYLKKRWMKNSRNKIFDEVIYSESESGHESEIVFVNQIMRSTHVLSMRCKAHADTRNKLIEIIDTAKKEIDENDQLDKMLILDPTLIKSRGITNAHIVRHWDDKSKKRKGKGKCEKSNGKLVVGEGHPQGLLQGMKQKGGGESESKSKQEQLLNGVVKMEMGREG from the exons ATGAAACATTGTGATCATATCTTCTCAGCAATCAACAATATAAGTGATACTCCACCAG ATTTGGTGGGAGGCATCACTGAAGAAGTTGATGTTGCGAATATGCATGAAGATCAAAATGGAGTTTCTGGATCTTTGATTACCGAACATATTCAGGTACCATCTGCAAACTCTATCATAGAGCAATTGGAGAGCAGATTAGTTATTGGCCAAGTTGTCAGGAGTGTTGAAGATGCGTATTTATTATATTGTAACTATGCGCATGCTAAAGGTTTTAATGTTAAAAAGGGGGATCAACGTTATTTTTCTAGAACAAGTGAACTCCAAGCTAAAGACTTCGAATGTTCTTGTGAGGGTGGTAAAGATGAAAAATGTTCCAGTGAAAGAATACCTGTCTACCTAAAGCCGATTACCAGGACTAAGTGTAAAGCAAAACTTAGAATCACGCGGCAACATGGGGGAGAATGGAAGGTTGGTAATTTTGTGATGGAACATAACCATGAAATGGTTGCTACTGATCAAAGACATTTGTTGAGATCATCGCGTAGTATTTCATATGCTCAAAAATCTACTTTAGAAGCAATGGTAAAAGCGGTGATATATGTTGCTAATGCAGTCTCTTATATGGAAAATGAAGCACATGGACCACAAAATTTAAGATTCATTCGAAAAGATGCATATGATCACATTGTTCGTATCGGAAAGCATACAAAAGTTGAGAACGGGGATGCTTCTGCATTGCTTCGTTATTTTATAGATAAGTCGAACTCGGAGTCTTATTTTTATTGGAATGTTCAATTGGATGATGATGATAGGATCATGAATTTTTTCTTCAGAGACTATAGATGTCAGGTTGATTATGAGTATTTTGGTGATGTTCTTTCAGTGGACACAACTTATCGAACCAACAGGTATAATTTGATATGTGCTCCTTTTGTTGGAATAAATCATCACAAGCAAAATGTGATGTTTGGGTTAGCATTCATGTCGGATGAAACTGAGAGCTCATTTGAATGGTTGTTTAAGACATTTCTTGATTCTATGAATGAGAAACAACCTCAAACAATTTTTACAGATCAGTGTCAAGCAATGATGAATGCGATAGAAAAGATATTTTCAAGTGCACACCATCGGTTATGTCAATGGCACATAAACCAGAATGCTCCTTCTCACTTAGGAAGTTTGAACGACGATTCAAATTTTAAACGAATGTGGCATAATTGCATGAGCCATTGTGAATCTGAAGAAGATTTCGAAGCTAAATGGAGAATTATGATTGATGAATATAATCTCACTGATCACAAGTGGTTGAATAAAATGTACACTTTGAGATACAAATGGGCTACTGCGTTTAGTAATCACAAGTTTAGTGCGAGTCTTTTGGCAACTTCAAGAAGTGAGGTCACAAATGCAATCTTGAAGAAATTAGGTAACAGTGCCATTTCATTGTATAAATTTGTGCTTAATTATGAAAAAATCCAAAAGAAATGGCGTGAAAATGAAAAGGTTGAAGATACTCGTTGTCTTCATGGAAAAGCTGCAACGAtgttgaaaaatcatccattaTTGAATTGTGCTGCTAATGTTTATACTCTAACCATATTCAAGTTATTTGAAATGGAACTCATCAATTCTCTGAATACAACATTGATTAAATTTCCTTCGGATCTTAGCAGTTATTTTCTTGAGTTTGAAGTAAAATCTCATGGTGAAAATACAAGGGTTAGAACTGTGGTGTTCAATAAAGAAACTCATGAACTACGATGTAGTTGTCACAAATTTGAGTCAATAGGCATATTATGCAAGCATGCTTTGAAAGTATTTGACTTTATGAATGTGAATGTTATTCCCGAATCATATTTGAAGAAGCGGTGGatgaaaaattcaagaaataaaatttttgatgagGTTATATATAGTGAAAGTGAAAGTGGCCATGAATCTGAGATAGTGTTTGTCAACCAAATAATGAGGTCAACTCATGTTCTTAGCATGCGATGTAAAGCTCATGCAGATACAAGAAATAAGTTGATTGAAATTATTGATACTGCAAAGAAAGAAATAGATG AGAATGATCAGTTGGATAAAATGCTCATACTTGATCCTACTCTTATCAAGTCCAGAGGAATTACGAATGCTCACATTGTACGTCATTGGGATGACAAGAgcaaaaaaagaaaaggaaagggAAAATGTGAAAAATCAA ATGGTAAATTAGTGGTCGGTGAAGGACATCCACAGGGGCTGCTTCAGGGAATGAAGCAGAAAGGCGGTGGCGAGAGCGAGAGCAAGAGCAAGCAGGAGCAATTATTGAATGGAGTGGTGAAAATGGAAATGGGAAGGGAGGGGTGA